A genomic segment from Bacillus cereus G9842 encodes:
- a CDS encoding DUF2087 domain-containing protein, protein MTESEMKFRDTTIRNFFDKENRLKSIPGQKKKKLVLLEHLISKLNAENQYTEKEINTFIKQYHDDFCTIRREFIVHRFMDREDSMYRINGREVWTKWEELK, encoded by the coding sequence ATGACTGAAAGTGAGATGAAATTCCGTGATACGACCATTCGTAACTTTTTTGATAAAGAGAATCGTTTAAAATCGATTCCAGGTCAAAAGAAGAAAAAATTAGTATTGTTAGAGCATTTAATTAGCAAGTTAAATGCTGAAAATCAATATACAGAAAAAGAAATTAATACATTTATAAAACAATATCATGATGATTTTTGTACAATTAGACGTGAATTTATTGTACATAGGTTTATGGATAGAGAGGATAGTATGTACCGTATAAACGGGAGAGAAGTTTGGACGAAGTGGGAGGAGTTAAAATAA
- a CDS encoding MBL fold metallo-hydrolase, whose product MKMTVVGFWGGFPEAGEATSGYLFEHDGFRLLVDCGSGVLAQLQKYITPSHIDAVVLSHYHHDHVADIGVLQYARLITSATTRQLPELPIYGHTFDENGFHSLTHEPHTKGIAYNPEETLQVGPFSISFLKTVHPVTCFAMRITAGDGAVVYSADSSYIPEFIPFTKDADLFICECNMYAHQEAAKAGHMNSTEVASIAKDANVKELLLTHLPHTGNPSNLVTEAKQIFSGHITLAHSGYVWNS is encoded by the coding sequence ATGAAAATGACTGTTGTCGGCTTTTGGGGCGGATTTCCAGAAGCGGGAGAAGCAACGTCGGGGTATTTGTTTGAACACGATGGTTTTCGTTTACTTGTAGACTGTGGTAGTGGTGTACTAGCACAGCTTCAAAAATATATAACACCATCTCATATAGATGCAGTTGTACTGTCACACTATCATCACGATCATGTTGCGGACATTGGGGTATTGCAATATGCGAGATTAATTACGAGTGCAACAACAAGGCAACTACCGGAATTACCAATATACGGTCATACGTTTGACGAGAATGGATTCCATTCTTTAACACATGAACCACATACGAAAGGAATCGCGTACAATCCAGAAGAAACACTTCAAGTTGGACCGTTCTCGATTTCGTTCTTAAAAACTGTTCATCCTGTTACATGCTTTGCGATGCGTATTACAGCTGGAGATGGTGCTGTAGTATACAGCGCTGATTCAAGTTATATTCCTGAATTCATTCCATTCACGAAAGATGCTGATCTTTTCATTTGTGAGTGTAATATGTATGCACATCAAGAGGCTGCAAAAGCAGGGCATATGAATAGTACAGAAGTAGCAAGTATTGCAAAAGATGCGAATGTAAAAGAACTTTTATTAACGCACTTACCGCATACAGGAAACCCATCTAATTTAGTAACAGAAGCAAAACAAATTTTCAGTGGCCATATTACGCTAGCGCATAGTGGCTACGTATGGAACTCATGA
- the yhfH gene encoding protein YhfH, translated as MIDQPMEFFRNLPTKTCAHCGKEIDEQHEAYHNKCDDCVHEE; from the coding sequence ATGATTGATCAACCAATGGAGTTTTTCAGAAATTTACCGACGAAAACTTGTGCGCACTGTGGGAAAGAAATTGATGAGCAACACGAAGCATACCATAACAAATGTGATGACTGCGTTCACGAAGAATAG
- a CDS encoding fatty acid--CoA ligase family protein, with product MNLVQSLAETAKKKGEKPAYIFMDQSVSYDQLNKMVTRFSSNLAEMGIGKGDNVALVVGNSPHFLVGLYGTMKAGATVIPVNPIYTADEMHYILQNGDVKTIIVLDVLLPVIQSLTTRLPSLENIIICETSSDFNHTETEKMKTFTSFVGAGDLQYEGPELDEEDVAVILYTSGTTGKPKGAMLTHKNLYSNANDVASYLQFTADDRVVAALPMFHVFCLTVAVNAPIVNGATILMLPKFSPKEVFRICRTYEPTIFAGVPTMYNYLYLFEEASAEDVKTLRLCISGGASMPVALLQNFEKRFNVIVSEGYGLSEASPVTCFNPLDRPRKPGSIGTNIWHVENKIVNELGEEVPVGAVGELIVRGPNVMKGYYNAPEDTAATLKDGWLYTGDLAKMDEEGYFYIVDRKKDIVLVGGYNVYPREVEEVLYTHQSVAEVVVIGVPDENLGEAVRAYVVLKQANVTEEELMHYCTLHLAKYKVPKSIEFLIELPKNTTGKLLRRALREKAMQV from the coding sequence GTGAATCTCGTTCAATCTTTGGCTGAAACGGCAAAAAAGAAGGGGGAAAAACCGGCTTATATATTTATGGATCAGTCGGTCTCATATGACCAATTAAACAAAATGGTCACAAGGTTTTCTAGCAATTTAGCAGAAATGGGCATTGGAAAAGGGGACAATGTCGCATTAGTTGTTGGGAACTCACCACATTTTTTGGTCGGTTTATACGGAACAATGAAAGCCGGAGCAACTGTTATTCCAGTTAATCCAATTTATACAGCAGACGAAATGCATTACATTTTACAAAATGGAGATGTAAAAACAATCATCGTACTCGACGTCCTTCTACCTGTTATACAATCTCTTACAACAAGACTTCCTTCATTAGAAAACATCATCATATGCGAAACCTCATCAGATTTTAACCATACAGAAACCGAAAAAATGAAAACGTTTACTAGTTTTGTGGGGGCTGGAGATTTACAATACGAAGGCCCTGAACTAGATGAAGAGGATGTAGCGGTTATCCTATACACTTCAGGTACAACTGGAAAACCGAAAGGCGCTATGCTCACACATAAAAATTTATATAGTAATGCGAATGATGTTGCGTCTTATTTACAATTTACTGCTGACGATCGCGTCGTTGCGGCACTGCCAATGTTCCATGTATTCTGTTTAACAGTTGCGGTAAATGCACCGATTGTGAACGGAGCAACGATTTTAATGTTACCGAAATTTAGTCCGAAAGAAGTATTCCGTATTTGTCGTACGTACGAACCAACGATCTTTGCTGGCGTACCGACGATGTACAATTATTTATATTTATTTGAAGAAGCAAGCGCAGAAGATGTGAAGACGCTTCGCCTTTGTATTTCCGGTGGTGCATCGATGCCTGTTGCTCTTCTGCAAAACTTTGAAAAACGTTTTAACGTTATTGTTTCAGAAGGATACGGTTTATCAGAAGCATCACCAGTTACTTGTTTCAACCCGCTAGATCGTCCTCGTAAACCAGGATCAATTGGCACAAATATTTGGCATGTAGAAAATAAAATTGTAAATGAACTTGGGGAAGAAGTACCTGTCGGTGCAGTCGGCGAATTAATCGTTCGCGGACCTAACGTTATGAAAGGATACTATAATGCACCAGAAGATACAGCTGCGACATTGAAAGACGGCTGGCTATATACAGGTGACTTAGCGAAAATGGATGAAGAAGGTTACTTCTATATCGTTGATCGTAAAAAAGATATCGTCCTAGTTGGCGGTTATAACGTATATCCTCGTGAAGTAGAAGAAGTATTATATACGCACCAATCAGTAGCTGAAGTTGTTGTAATCGGTGTTCCTGATGAAAACTTAGGAGAAGCTGTGCGAGCGTACGTCGTTTTGAAGCAAGCAAACGTAACAGAAGAAGAACTAATGCATTACTGTACGTTACATTTAGCGAAATATAAAGTGCCGAAAAGCATTGAGTTTTTAATAGAATTACCGAAGAATACGACGGGTAAATTGTTAAGAAGAGCATTGAGAGAGAAAGCGATGCAAGTGTAA
- a CDS encoding LacI family DNA-binding transcriptional regulator, translated as MSTIEDVAKLAGLSRTTVSRVINNHPYVSDEKKKRVQLAMKHLGFVPNSAARRLRKQKTETIAVLVPRITNPFFSRFIEAIEIAASEHKYKLIICQTRYLPEKEMEYLQLLSTKQVDGIILCSLENPWEDVEPYLQHGPIVLCNEYIEEANIPTVKFDHAQGAYIAAKHVLDQGYRNLIFCRGNETKLVSQQRKMGFLRAITEKSRQVEAIDFLENAFSWEDGKRIFHEVLKDKKNPTAILAGGDEVAAGIISEAKHHNWSIPDDLAVIGFDNQILSQITEPGITTIEQPIDEMARKVVDLMMDKIHTKNYRQKELYEFELELLVKGSTMKKDTMLLA; from the coding sequence GTGTCGACTATAGAGGACGTGGCGAAATTAGCGGGGTTATCAAGGACAACGGTTTCTAGGGTGATTAATAATCATCCATATGTTTCAGATGAGAAGAAAAAAAGGGTTCAATTAGCAATGAAGCATTTAGGCTTTGTTCCTAATTCTGCGGCGAGAAGGCTTCGTAAACAAAAAACGGAAACAATTGCGGTGCTAGTTCCAAGGATTACAAATCCTTTTTTCAGTAGATTTATTGAAGCAATCGAGATTGCAGCTTCTGAACATAAATATAAACTGATTATTTGTCAAACAAGATATTTACCTGAAAAAGAGATGGAGTATTTACAATTATTATCTACGAAACAAGTAGATGGGATTATTCTATGTTCACTAGAAAATCCGTGGGAAGATGTAGAGCCATACTTACAGCACGGTCCAATCGTGTTATGTAATGAATATATTGAGGAAGCAAATATTCCAACAGTGAAGTTTGATCATGCGCAAGGAGCATACATAGCTGCGAAGCATGTGTTAGATCAAGGATATCGCAATCTTATTTTTTGCCGTGGTAACGAAACCAAATTAGTTAGCCAGCAGCGAAAAATGGGCTTTTTACGTGCAATAACTGAGAAGAGCCGCCAAGTAGAAGCGATTGATTTTCTTGAAAACGCTTTCTCTTGGGAGGATGGAAAACGAATATTCCATGAAGTATTAAAGGACAAAAAAAATCCTACCGCGATTTTGGCAGGAGGCGATGAGGTAGCAGCTGGAATTATCTCAGAGGCGAAGCACCATAACTGGAGCATTCCAGATGATCTCGCTGTTATCGGTTTTGATAATCAAATATTATCACAGATTACAGAGCCAGGTATTACGACAATTGAACAGCCAATCGATGAGATGGCCCGAAAAGTTGTCGACCTGATGATGGATAAAATCCATACGAAAAATTATCGACAAAAAGAATTGTATGAGTTTGAACTGGAGCTCTTGGTGAAAGGTTCAACGATGAAGAAGGATACGATGTTATTAGCCTAG
- a CDS encoding TetR/AcrR family transcriptional regulator → MEKIDRRIIKSQNAIQSAFIEMLITDGFDEITVKNITEKANIGRKTFYLHYLDKYNLLDKIVDDHLNQLREICDIKQTKGYIEGTFIWFEYFKEHKPFFASLFRSNSTLSFQKKFLTFIMSELEKKLNANTSVNKNIDKHIVLKFLGTAVMGILESYVLDEIDDDIEYIATQVGELMRRNI, encoded by the coding sequence ATGGAGAAAATCGATAGAAGAATTATAAAATCACAAAACGCCATTCAATCGGCATTTATAGAAATGTTAATTACAGATGGATTTGATGAAATTACAGTTAAAAACATTACCGAAAAAGCAAACATCGGAAGAAAAACGTTTTACTTACACTATCTAGATAAGTACAATTTATTAGATAAAATTGTGGATGATCATTTAAATCAATTAAGAGAAATATGCGATATAAAACAAACAAAAGGCTATATAGAAGGAACTTTCATATGGTTTGAATACTTCAAAGAACACAAACCATTTTTCGCATCGTTATTTAGAAGCAACAGCACATTATCATTTCAAAAAAAGTTCCTAACGTTCATCATGAGTGAACTAGAGAAAAAACTAAATGCAAATACTTCAGTCAATAAAAACATTGATAAACATATCGTTTTAAAATTTTTAGGAACAGCTGTCATGGGCATTTTGGAATCTTACGTATTGGATGAAATTGATGATGATATTGAGTATATCGCGACACAGGTTGGGGAATTGATGAGGAGGAATATATAA
- a CDS encoding GNAT family N-acetyltransferase: protein MIRLVKETDAEAIMNIRKEIILSETTTKFFIVSPKKLPNDSNVEREKIRKSNEKGNLYIVYEVDRKVVGFLLFNRYELERLQHAGTMGMGIKEAYCNQGIGTKLIEFLISWAKGQKGLEKICLGVVSVNDRAIKVYKRMGFVEEGRQRKQIKYEDGSYGDDVLMGFYIE, encoded by the coding sequence ATGATACGGTTAGTAAAAGAGACTGATGCAGAAGCAATTATGAATATTAGAAAAGAAATTATATTATCGGAAACTACTACAAAATTTTTCATAGTATCCCCAAAGAAGTTACCGAATGATAGTAATGTAGAAAGAGAAAAGATACGGAAAAGCAATGAGAAAGGTAATCTCTATATCGTGTATGAAGTAGATAGGAAGGTAGTTGGCTTTTTACTTTTCAACCGATATGAACTAGAACGGTTACAACACGCAGGCACAATGGGAATGGGGATTAAAGAGGCGTATTGTAATCAAGGCATCGGCACGAAATTAATTGAATTTCTTATTAGTTGGGCTAAAGGGCAGAAAGGTTTAGAGAAAATTTGCTTAGGTGTAGTTTCTGTTAATGATCGGGCAATTAAAGTGTACAAACGTATGGGTTTTGTAGAAGAAGGGAGACAACGAAAGCAAATAAAGTATGAAGATGGATCATATGGAGACGATGTATTGATGGGCTTTTATATTGAATAA
- a CDS encoding lipoate--protein ligase, giving the protein MLFIDNKGITDPRINLAIEEYCVKNLDINETYLLFYINEPSIIIGKNQNTVEEINADYVKEKGIHVVRRLSGGGAVYHDLGNLNFSFITKDDGDSFSNFKKFTEPVTKALGKLGVNAELSGRNDILAEGRKISGNAQFSTKGRMFSHGTLLFDSEIDHVVSALKVKMDKIQSKGIKSIRSRVANITEFLNEEMTTEEFRQLLLETIFEGETEIPTYELTEEDWKEIHKLSEERYRNWDWNYGKSPKFNLQHSHRFPVGQVDVRLEVKKGTVTECKIYGDFFGSLDVHDIEERLTGVQFDKDTFTAALEGVDIARYFGNITTEDFLHLFF; this is encoded by the coding sequence ATGTTATTTATTGATAATAAAGGAATTACAGATCCTAGAATAAACTTAGCGATTGAAGAATATTGTGTGAAAAATTTAGATATTAACGAAACATATTTACTGTTCTACATTAACGAACCTTCGATTATCATTGGTAAAAACCAAAACACAGTAGAAGAAATTAATGCAGATTACGTAAAAGAAAAAGGTATTCATGTCGTTCGTCGTCTATCAGGCGGAGGCGCAGTATATCATGATTTAGGAAACTTAAACTTCAGCTTTATCACGAAAGATGATGGAGATAGTTTCAGCAACTTCAAAAAATTCACAGAGCCTGTAACGAAAGCGCTTGGTAAATTAGGTGTAAATGCAGAACTAAGTGGTCGTAACGACATTTTAGCTGAAGGAAGAAAAATTTCAGGTAACGCGCAGTTCTCAACGAAAGGTCGTATGTTCAGTCACGGTACGTTACTATTTGACTCTGAAATCGATCACGTCGTATCAGCACTGAAAGTAAAAATGGATAAGATCCAATCAAAAGGAATTAAATCAATCCGTAGCCGCGTTGCGAACATTACAGAGTTCCTAAACGAAGAAATGACGACAGAAGAGTTTAGACAACTTCTTCTAGAAACAATTTTCGAAGGAGAAACAGAAATCCCAACGTATGAATTAACAGAAGAGGATTGGAAAGAAATCCATAAACTTTCTGAAGAGCGCTACCGCAATTGGGACTGGAACTACGGAAAATCACCGAAGTTCAACTTACAACATTCACACCGCTTCCCAGTTGGACAAGTTGACGTTCGTCTGGAAGTGAAAAAAGGAACAGTAACAGAATGCAAAATTTACGGCGACTTCTTCGGTTCACTAGATGTTCATGATATCGAAGAGCGTCTAACAGGCGTTCAGTTCGATAAAGATACATTCACTGCAGCTTTAGAAGGCGTAGATATCGCACGCTACTTCGGTAACATTACAACTGAAGATTTCTTACATTTATTCTTCTAA
- a CDS encoding YhgE/Pip domain-containing protein, producing MKWNQLLRKEFTEIIKSKKILIPIIAVLFVPILYAGMFLWAFWDPYKQLDDLPVAVVNLDKGAVFDGKPIEVGKGLVDNLKDNTSFKWEFVSEKEAEKGMEGRKYYMLVRIPDDFSSNATTLLKDDPKPLNLEYIPNESLNFLSSQIGGTAIEKIKGEVSSTLTKTYAEKMFDSIQDVSKGLADGAEGANKLHDGSSELHDGSSKVTDGLHTLQGKSGEMKDGAQKLADGSNKLVDGSGKVTNGLNTLNSKTGEMQIGIGKLVDGSGKVTDGLHVLNSNVGIGKLVSGSGKVTDGLHVLNSNAGIGKLVSGSGKVTDGLHVLNSNAGIGKLVDGSGKVTDGLHALNSNAGIGKLVDGSGKVTNGLNMLNSKTGEMQTGIGKLVSGSGKVTDGLNTLNSKTGEMQKGIGELRDGSEKVTGGLNELVSKSGDLKTGTTDLSNGMGKLVEGRSQLEKGSQEIQKGLQDLNSNVQKSAAGLEEMQSKVPSILNTVNEKIDGAGANVNQLNELTQSTAGDAKTAAQDVANLQKQIESLPKEYQEQLQPFITSAVKSTATVQQKAAGVAGGTNKLNEEVKQLKGEIHQTTNGLQNKLPNPEGVKTLAGGIEKLTNAQNEFVSKFHGFGEGLDKAKIGANKLKDGSVQLIDGVTQLQSGSGKVTAGLGELYAGANQMAGGINQLADGSAQVTGGLGTVSERANQMAGGINQLADGSSQVTGGLGTVSVGVSKLADGSGQVTDGLGTVSVGVSKLADGSGQVTGGLGTVSVGVSKLADGSSQVTGGLGTVSVAVNQLADGSSKVTGGLGTLSAGANQMSGGITQLTDGSSQVTTGLGTLNGGLNQMSTGSTQLIDGVNKLADGSGKVTDGLVKVNDGSGELAEKLGEGAEKTGEVKGTDKTYDMFASPVKVKTEKMAEVPNYGTGFTPYFLSLGLFVGALLLSIVYPLRDTVGVPKSGFSWFISKFGVLLSVGIIQAIVADVILLFGLGVEVQSIPYFILFSIVTSLAFIALIQCLVTAFGDAGRFIAIITLIIQLTTSAGTFPLELIPKFLQPFNAWLPMTYSVSGLKAVVSSGDFNFMWQNIGMLMIFIVVLSLGTIASLTLMHKRQFKNVAENQSVEA from the coding sequence ATGAAATGGAATCAGTTACTTCGTAAAGAGTTTACTGAAATTATAAAAAGTAAAAAAATATTAATTCCAATTATCGCGGTTTTATTCGTGCCAATTTTATATGCAGGTATGTTTTTATGGGCCTTTTGGGATCCGTATAAACAGTTAGATGATTTACCAGTTGCGGTAGTCAATTTAGATAAAGGTGCAGTATTTGATGGGAAACCAATTGAGGTCGGAAAAGGGCTCGTTGATAACTTAAAAGATAATACAAGTTTCAAATGGGAATTTGTAAGTGAAAAAGAAGCGGAAAAAGGAATGGAAGGTAGAAAGTATTACATGTTAGTACGCATTCCAGATGACTTCTCAAGTAACGCTACAACGTTATTAAAAGATGATCCAAAACCATTAAATTTAGAATACATTCCAAACGAAAGCTTAAACTTCTTATCTTCACAAATTGGCGGAACAGCCATTGAAAAAATTAAAGGTGAAGTATCAAGTACGTTAACGAAAACATATGCAGAGAAAATGTTTGATTCTATTCAAGACGTCTCAAAAGGATTAGCAGATGGGGCGGAAGGAGCAAATAAACTACACGACGGATCAAGTGAGCTGCATGATGGTTCCAGTAAAGTGACGGATGGCCTTCATACACTTCAAGGGAAGTCTGGAGAGATGAAGGATGGAGCTCAGAAATTAGCAGATGGATCTAATAAATTAGTAGATGGATCAGGCAAAGTAACAAATGGTTTAAATACGTTAAATAGCAAAACAGGTGAGATGCAGATAGGTATAGGGAAATTAGTAGACGGATCTGGAAAAGTAACAGATGGTTTACATGTATTAAATAGCAATGTAGGTATCGGAAAATTAGTATCTGGGTCAGGCAAAGTAACAGATGGTTTACATGTATTAAATAGCAATGCAGGTATTGGGAAACTAGTATCTGGGTCAGGCAAAGTAACAGATGGTTTACATGTATTAAATAGCAATGCAGGTATTGGGAAACTAGTAGATGGCTCCGGAAAAGTAACGGATGGTTTACATGCATTAAATAGCAATGCAGGTATAGGGAAATTAGTAGACGGTTCCGGGAAAGTAACGAATGGTTTAAACATGTTAAATAGTAAAACAGGTGAGATGCAAACAGGTATCGGAAAATTAGTATCTGGGTCAGGCAAAGTAACAGACGGTTTAAATACGCTAAATAGCAAAACGGGTGAAATGCAAAAAGGAATTGGCGAATTGCGTGATGGATCTGAGAAAGTGACCGGTGGCTTGAACGAATTAGTAAGTAAATCCGGTGATTTAAAAACAGGAACAACTGATCTCTCAAATGGTATGGGAAAACTTGTTGAAGGGCGAAGTCAATTAGAAAAAGGGTCTCAAGAAATTCAAAAGGGATTGCAAGATTTAAATAGTAACGTACAAAAGTCTGCTGCAGGCTTAGAGGAAATGCAGTCGAAAGTTCCTTCTATATTGAATACAGTAAATGAAAAAATAGATGGAGCTGGGGCGAATGTAAATCAGTTAAATGAACTTACGCAATCAACAGCAGGAGATGCTAAAACTGCAGCGCAAGATGTAGCGAATTTACAAAAGCAAATTGAAAGTTTACCAAAAGAATATCAAGAGCAGTTACAACCGTTCATAACAAGTGCTGTAAAAAGTACAGCGACAGTTCAGCAAAAGGCTGCCGGAGTAGCAGGTGGAACAAATAAACTAAATGAAGAAGTAAAACAATTAAAGGGCGAAATACATCAAACAACAAATGGATTGCAAAATAAATTACCAAATCCAGAAGGGGTAAAAACGCTAGCAGGTGGTATTGAGAAACTGACGAACGCACAAAATGAATTTGTTAGTAAGTTTCATGGATTTGGTGAGGGATTAGATAAAGCAAAAATAGGTGCCAACAAATTAAAAGATGGATCAGTTCAATTAATTGATGGAGTAACGCAATTACAAAGCGGATCTGGAAAAGTGACAGCAGGATTAGGTGAATTATATGCTGGAGCAAATCAAATGGCAGGTGGAATAAATCAATTAGCAGATGGATCTGCTCAAGTAACAGGCGGTTTAGGAACAGTATCTGAAAGAGCAAACCAAATGGCAGGTGGAATAAATCAATTAGCTGACGGCTCAAGCCAAGTAACAGGCGGTTTAGGCACAGTATCTGTAGGAGTATCCAAATTAGCAGATGGGTCTGGTCAAGTAACAGACGGTTTAGGCACAGTATCTGTAGGAGTATCCAAATTAGCAGATGGGTCTGGTCAAGTAACAGGCGGCTTAGGCACAGTATCTGTAGGAGTATCCAAATTAGCAGATGGCTCAAGTCAAGTAACAGGTGGTTTAGGAACAGTATCTGTAGCAGTAAACCAATTAGCAGATGGTTCAAGCAAAGTAACAGGCGGCTTAGGTACATTATCCGCGGGAGCAAATCAAATGTCAGGAGGAATAACGCAATTAACAGACGGTTCAAGCCAAGTAACAACTGGCTTAGGTACTCTAAATGGTGGCCTAAATCAAATGTCAACAGGCTCAACCCAGCTAATCGACGGCGTAAATAAACTAGCAGACGGCTCAGGAAAAGTAACTGATGGACTAGTGAAAGTAAACGATGGTTCAGGTGAACTTGCTGAGAAACTTGGGGAAGGGGCAGAGAAAACTGGGGAAGTAAAAGGGACAGATAAAACGTATGATATGTTTGCAAGTCCTGTAAAGGTGAAGACGGAGAAAATGGCGGAAGTTCCTAACTACGGAACTGGATTTACACCGTATTTCTTATCACTCGGTTTATTCGTTGGGGCATTACTATTATCAATCGTATATCCATTACGTGATACAGTTGGCGTTCCAAAATCAGGATTTAGTTGGTTTATTAGTAAGTTCGGCGTGTTACTATCAGTCGGTATTATTCAAGCGATAGTAGCAGATGTTATATTACTGTTCGGATTAGGTGTAGAAGTACAAAGTATTCCGTACTTCATACTCTTTAGCATCGTTACAAGTTTAGCGTTTATTGCATTAATTCAATGTTTAGTAACAGCATTCGGTGATGCAGGGCGTTTCATCGCCATCATCACATTAATTATTCAGCTTACAACAAGTGCTGGAACATTCCCGTTAGAGTTAATTCCGAAGTTTTTACAACCATTTAATGCTTGGTTACCGATGACATACTCTGTATCAGGATTGAAAGCAGTCGTATCAAGCGGAGACTTTAACTTCATGTGGCAAAACATAGGAATGCTCATGATCTTTATCGTTGTATTATCACTTGGAACAATCGCCTCCTTAACTTTGATGCACAAACGACAATTTAAAAATGTTGCTGAAAATCAATCGGTTGAAGCGTAA
- a CDS encoding TetR/AcrR family transcriptional regulator has protein sequence MAIDRKRSIIEAATKSFSAFGYKATTMDQVAKLANVGKGTIYTFFKNKEELFGEIISNLITEMKQVAESAIRSDVSFFENVHRALYSILEFRKEHQLMIKLIQEERDMGTKEVQEVMQQVDVEIVSVIQSYLKIAIEKGEISKCDPEITAFIMLRLYVSLIFDWEKNHEPLEKEKIAELFELYLLKGLSN, from the coding sequence GTGGCGATAGATCGAAAACGTTCTATTATTGAAGCTGCAACAAAGTCTTTTTCAGCGTTCGGTTATAAAGCAACAACGATGGATCAAGTAGCGAAGTTAGCGAATGTAGGAAAAGGAACGATTTATACTTTTTTCAAAAATAAAGAAGAGCTATTTGGTGAAATTATTTCTAATTTAATTACAGAAATGAAGCAAGTTGCAGAAAGTGCAATTCGTTCAGATGTTTCATTTTTTGAAAATGTACATAGAGCATTATATAGCATCTTGGAATTTAGAAAAGAACATCAGCTCATGATTAAATTAATTCAAGAAGAGCGCGATATGGGAACGAAAGAAGTACAAGAAGTCATGCAACAAGTTGATGTGGAAATTGTTTCTGTTATTCAATCGTATTTAAAGATTGCGATTGAAAAAGGTGAAATTAGCAAATGTGATCCAGAAATTACAGCATTTATTATGCTTCGTCTATATGTATCGCTTATTTTTGATTGGGAAAAAAATCATGAACCGCTAGAAAAAGAAAAAATTGCAGAGTTATTTGAACTTTATTTACTAAAAGGATTGTCAAACTAA
- a CDS encoding PH domain-containing protein, which produces MNPILTDAKQLLHKEEKILSTLKCSLTGYMITHKVPYPGMLLATNQRLLFFSQYKNTFIAEFDYEKILSIETKRRIFDKKIIFYYEDEYITLGYITSSNVEAFIDLLQRNSKTSTGL; this is translated from the coding sequence ATGAACCCTATCTTAACAGATGCAAAACAACTATTACATAAAGAAGAAAAAATTTTATCTACTTTAAAATGTTCACTTACTGGCTATATGATTACGCATAAAGTCCCGTATCCTGGCATGTTACTTGCTACTAATCAAAGACTTCTCTTTTTTAGCCAATATAAAAACACATTCATTGCCGAATTTGATTATGAAAAAATTCTATCCATAGAAACGAAGAGAAGAATCTTTGACAAAAAAATAATATTTTACTATGAAGATGAATATATAACGCTTGGATACATTACAAGTTCGAATGTTGAAGCGTTCATAGACTTACTACAAAGAAACAGCAAGACTAGCACAGGCTTATAA